A stretch of DNA from Triticum dicoccoides isolate Atlit2015 ecotype Zavitan chromosome 2A, WEW_v2.0, whole genome shotgun sequence:
AGAACTTCAATGAGAAGCACAAAGGGGAGGTTCTGAAGCAAGACCTGTGGGCCATTGCAAGATCACCTAACAAAGTTAAGTGGAGAGAAAATTGTAAGAAGATGGATGATCACTGCCCAGCTGCATTTCATTGGACTGAAAGGCTGGAACCAAAGACTTGGTGCAAAGCATTTTTCAGTGAATTTCCAAAATGTGATATTCTGCTCAACAATAACTCTGAAGTGTTTAACAGGTGAattacttgtaaaatttggtttttAACTATGTGCTTTGAACATATCAGTAGTACTTTATACACATCACACATAACTATGACTGCATTCTTCCACTCTTTGTGCAGCTACATCCTTGATGGCAGAGAGATGCcagtgcttagtatgcttgaatacATATTTTACAAGATCATGCACAGGCTAGTGAGTAAGCAGAGAGAAGCTATAGAAAAGTGGACTCACCAGAGGATATGCCCTAAGATCAAGAAGAAATTGGACAAGAATACTGAGTTTGCTGCAAATTGCCATGTATCAGAAGCTGGCCAGCGGATCTTTAAAGTTCAGTCAGGTAATTCTAGCTACACAATGAACCTTTGCTTGCACACTTGTGATTGCAGGAGATGGCAGTTAGGGGGAGTACCCTGTGGGCATGCTGTAGCTTGTTGCAGGGAGGAGAGAATTGATCCTCATACAATGGTTCATGAATGCTATACTGTTGAAACATATCTCAAGGCATATGGGTACACTCTAGTCCCTCTAGGAGACCCAAAGAAGTGGGAGAAACAGAATGGATATAAGATATTTCCACATGTCTTCACTAAACAGTTGGGGAGGCCCAAGAAGAACAGGAAGCGGAGACCAGAGGAGAAGATCAAGAATGGTGTCAGGGTTTTGAACAGAAAAGGTCTTACAATGCATTGCTCAATTTGTGGTAGAGCTGATCACAACAGAAAAGGTCACTACACATGGCAGGAAACTAACATTCAGGAGGGTGTAGAAGAggttgatgaaaactatgatgacccATCTTTTCTCCAGGTAATTTCAGTGTTCAACTTATATGTTGAACTTACCTGAACTCTAACTGAACCTAACTGTATTTGAACCCTAACTGAACTTAGTTGAACCTAACTGTATTTAACTGAACTTAACTGAACATAACTGAATTTAAATGACTCTAACTGAGTTTTGTGCTTTGCGGAACATCTTCCCTAGCCACCCAGATCCTAGGCTGGACCCAACTGAGTCACCAACCAGTATGGTGTACAACATGGCTCAAAGAGAGACTGCAAGAAGAGGTGCTGAAAGGGTTCATGTGCCACTGCCTGAGCTTTCTTCATTTGTTGTTGCTGCTGGTGCTTCCATGCCTCAGCCAAGAGTGACTACAGAAATGCACATAGGGAGGCAAACAAGGGCAAGCACACAAGCTAAAAACAATGCAACTGCAGCTGGTaggggaagaggaaggaaaagagcaaGAAATTCCGATGTTGCTGCTGCTGGAGGAAGAGGAGCAAGTGCAACCGCAGGGAGAGGCAGAGGAGCAAATGCAaatggagggagaggaagaggagcaagTGCAactggagggagaggaagaggagcaagTGCAACTGCAGGGAGAGGCAGAGGAGTTAATGCTattggagggagagggagaggagcaaGTTCCACTGGAGGGAGAGGCAGAGGAGCAAATGCAGATGACCAAGTTCCAACTGGAGGGAGAGGCACAGGAGCACCAAATGCAAATGCATATGCTTGGAGAGGAGGAGCACCAGATGCAAGTGCTTGGCCAGAAGGAGCAGCAAATGCAACTGCTTGGGCAGGAGGAGAAGTTCCATTTGTAGGTAGAGGAACAAATGTTCCATATTCGGGATGGAGATGGCTACTGTTTGGAGATCAGAGGACAGTTCCTGATCTCAATGCTCCTGCTGATGATTTCATGGCACCACATCAGTGATTGTGTGCCAGTTGGTGGTAGTGATTGCCTACCATTCTTTTTTGTTAAGAAAACAGTGGCTTAAATTGCCTGTTTTTTGATGGCAAACTGTGGCTCACAATGGCATTCATTGCCCTTTTTTGTAACTAACTTATATGATGCATGGATGTGTTACTTATGGATGGCTTAAATTGCCACTGATTCAGTTAAGTTATATGATGCATGGATGTGCTGCTTATTATTCATGCATGTGTTACTGAACTGAAGATGCAGTTAACTGCAGATGCAGTTAACTGAAAATGCAGATAACTGCAGATGCAGTTAACTGAAAATGCAGATAACTGCAGATGCAGTTAACTGAAAATGCAGATAACTACAAATCCAGATAAAATGCAGATATGCGGTTAAATGAAGAAGCAGATAAATTTCAATAATTAGTAACCTAAATGATTgtgaaaaaattcaaaatttttaaAAAATGGTGTGCCTGGGGCTCGAACCCAGGACCTGTTGTTACAAACGTTGAGAACAATGCCAGTAGAATAGTAGTAGTGATTTGTTAGGTTGTATGTAACTAGGTAGTTATTATGCGCCCTCATTTCGTCCGCCTGTTCGGTTTCTAGCCCTTTAAGACCACCCACCGCTGAACTCGCCCACTCAACCAGCTCCACTCCCCTGCCCAGTCCACCCACGTCTCTTCGGTCTAGTCGCTCCACCAACTTCCACACCCCGCATTGAAACCCTCGCTCGCCGTCGAGCTCAACACCGCCGCAGACGCCATGGACAACACTCCATCGTGGCAGCGAGCGATCGAAGATCTGGCCTGTGACGACGAGGCGGCCCGCGCGGATCTAAGGGAGATCGCGCGCTGGTTCCCCAACATCAGCATGATGCGCCATCACGCCCGCAGCCTCATCAAGATCATGACGGACGACGAGAAGCGGCGGGCAATGCCCCTCGGGCCGGGGGTTGCGCCTCCGCTGATCCTCCGCTTCGCATTGATGGAGACGCACTCCGACGACCCGAGGCAGCGCGCGAGGTGGTGGATGTATCGCTCCTCCACCACGCCCGCGCCGCACCCGGATCCGTTCCGCGTCGCGTCCAGGGCGCAGAGCATGCGCGATGTCGTCCTGGCCCTCCCCGCGCCGGTGAACACTGCCTACTGGGATAGATTCCATCCCGAGCTCCTCGTCCACGATGACATCTCCGATGCGGACTCGTCCGATGATGACGACTCCGAGTACTGCAAGGTCGACTCGGACAACGACTTTGGCTACAGGGGGGACACTGGCACTTCTTCCGAGGAGGAGGAGATAGAGGTCGTCGTCATGTCAGACGATGAGCCAGAGATCCAGATGGTGGTGCCCGTCGTCGACCCCAGGGAGGGTGGTCACAGGGCTCGTCCAATCGAATTGGACCTGCTTCCAGACGTGCCCGACATCGTCAAGCAAGAGTTGCTGGAGGAGGTAGCGCAGGACGCGGTGGCGGAGCCGGCCAGGATCGGCGACAAGGCTGTGAAGAGGTCTTCTGCAGGGAAGGTGCGCCGCTTCGAACGTCTCAAACGCCTGAAGATGTGAAGAAGAATGAAGGAagactgaagaagaagaagatgaagtagTTAGGTATGCTGCTTATAAGTTCAGCATATAAGTTAGAACTATTTTGCGTTTAGTTAAGTTAGGTGTGCTGTTTATAGATTCAGCACATAAGTTATTTGTAATGCTGCTATGGGAACTGCTGCAAGTTTATGCAAGGTTATCGTTGAACTGCTATGCTATGATGTTAGGGTGATGATATGCTGCAATGTTGCTATTTTGGTCATGTTGCTTCAATTTGGTTACAATGTTGCTGCTGCTGTAGTTGCCATGCTGCTGTGTTTTGCCATGCTCCTGCCTTTGCCATGCTGCAGTACAAATGTGTTGTGGATAGCATGTGTTGTGCTGTTGTGTCCAAAATTAGCATAAATTTAATACTGTAGATTCAGTAGATACTTAATCTGTACTAATGCATCTCTCTTTAGGTCAAAATCATATTCAGATTACTATTCAGTTAGTACTACTGCATCTCTATTTAGTTTACTGAATCTTTAGTAACACTTTCAAAAAATCAGTTTACTGAATATTCAGTAacactgtcaaaaaattcagtttacTAATCTTCAGTAACACTGTCAAAAATTCAGTTACTGAATATTCACTAACACTGTCAAAAAATCAGTTTACTGAATCTTCAGTAACACTGTCAATAATTCAGTTTACTGAATCTTCAGTAACACTGTCAAAAATTCAGTTATGTAATAACACCTTCAAACAACATAACTTGGGCAGTtataaaaattcagttaactagagGCAGTCATACAAATTCAGTGCCTTACAGGATACTGGCATACAAATCAACCAAGTTCACTAAAAGAGTGCAAGCAATTAATAGCTACTATTTAAGGCGGCATTACATCAACAATGAATTACTCAAATTCATCTAAGATCTCCTTCACCCTCCTTATCTTGCTCTTGGTCTCCTCCTTGTGCCTGAACAAATCACCAATCATGTACTCtagtttcttcttctccttcttcagctCATCCCTCTGGGACAGCACTttgtccatctcttccttcatcttcTCCATCTGTTGCTTCATCtcatccctctctttctctgccTTAGCCCTCACAACCTGATGAATGTTAGTGCTAGATTTAGCAGACAGCTTCctcttctcaagctcttgctttagGTCAGAAACAGCAAGTCTTGCATTGCCCGCTCCTTGTCAGCCACCATCTTAGCAAAATCCAGTTTAAAAAACCTCAGTTCTTTTTCCATCTTTTCTTTCTCTCTCACAACCCTAAGATTTTCTTCAGCAAGATGTAAATTCTCACTGATCCTTAGCTTGTTCTCATCATCATACATGCCCCAAACCCTAGCTAAACTCATCTTCAGAGTGGCAGGCCATTCAAGGTCAATCCACTCCACAAACTTGCATTTTGGTATTTCCTACAAAATAAGAAAGAACACAACTTTACATACATGAAGAAGTTTGTGTTCAGTTAAATTCACCAACAATATGCTCTTAAGTTCAGTTAAGTTCAATTAAGTTCAGTTAGTTCATTTAAATTCAGTTAACTACACAAACAAGATGTTGTTAACTGAAAAATTCAGTTAAGTTCAGATCAGTTCAGTAAAGTCAGTTAAGTCAGTTAACTCGGTAAAGTTCATTTATGTTGAGTTAAGGTCAGTTAAGTTAGTTCACTTAAATTTAGCTAAGTACACAAACAAGATGTTGTTAACTGTAAACAATTCAATTAAATTAACAAACAACATGTTGTTCCAAGTTTGATTGAACTGTAGATCTACTAATCTTTTGTGCACAAGCTAGATACCTCCTTCCACTATCAACTGATTCAAAGGAAACAAGCTTTTCACAGACACACTAGTGTTCACATCTAGCTGGAAGATCTGGAGCAAGTCCTGTCCACTCAGAGCAAAAAATGGTGGCAGGAGCAGGAGCCTACAACACAATATTTTCAGAAAAATCCCCCCTTCTTGCCCAAACCCTAACTGGCAGAGTCATAGTAGATCTACTCACCTCACTTGTGATAGAGTAGTCGTCGGACGATGAGCTGGAACCTTCACTCCAAGAAACCATGGCGGAGAGCTGGAGGCTGCGGCGAGCTGGAGGCTGCGGCGAGCTGGCGGCTGCGGCGAGCTGGAGCAGGGAAGGAAGCAAGGGAGCAGAGAAGTGAGCGGAGGGTGAGCTGCCGACAAAGTAGAATATTCCAACGAATATACCAACACAGGTCTCACATTTGTGATGAAGTGTGGGTTGATAAGCAAATAAGGCAGGGGGCTATGTGCAAAATGTGACGCGCTGACCAGCCAGGCCACTTGGCATCCACTTGTCGAGCTGTGAGTGGTTGTGGACTGAATTTGCACCTCCAATGCAAGTTCAGGGATGAAATAATCTACTTTTGCAAGTACAAGGACTAAACCATCACCTGACATGCAAGTATAAGGACCTGGGGTGCTATTACCTCTAAATGGAAGGTAACCGATTATTATTCTATTTGCTCACGTGAGAGGGAGGGTCATTTGGGCACATGGACGCATCACTTCTGTCAGTAAAGCTAGCTCTGGTTGTCGGGATACAAGCGTGGGTGAGCATCTACGGGGGGACAGCGCGCGTAAATACCGCGAGGGATTTGATGAATATAGAAAACGGACGGCGTTGAACCGTTCGGCATTTTCGCTGCACCTTCCTTCTATTGCACACGTAGAGTATTGATTTATTTTTTCCGGTTGTAGAATATTGAATTTTAAACTGGTGTTTTGTTGTGCTTCGTACGCGGTGCAAGTAGATGATGGCTGGTCATTTTTCTAAAAGAAGGCGCATTGCATCCTGAAAAGAACATTGTTAGGAGTGTTTTTTGAGCGGTCTCCTTTTTCTGTGTGTACATAGTTTTTGCCTTGTACTCCccccgtctcaaaattcttgtcttaaattcatCTAGATACGAATGTATATAATATTAAAaggtgacttgatacatccatatttagataaatctaaaacaagaattttggaacgaagggaataGTACAAATGTGCTTGCCAAAGTTATTTTTTTGTTTAAAATAATGTGCTTACCAAAGTTGGCTCCCTCTTAAACAGATTAGCAAGTGGACGAGGATCCATAAGCTTTTTGTTCTTGCCCTCCAATAAATacacaattataccaagcaaacgagcaaacaaacTAAATAATACATAagggcaaacgaaaagacgaacggaagaagggcgaagaaaaaggcaaaaaaaaattaaaatcgttttagaagtgagggaggggaaaacgagaggcgaatggcgaataatataatgcaagagataagagtttatgatgggtacttggtatgtcttggcttggcatagatctcctcggtaacagcgccagaaattcttcctggtacctcttgagcttgtgttggttttttccttgaagaggaaagggtgatgcagcaaagtagagcaagtatttccctcagttttgagaaccaaggtatcaatccagtaggagacaacacacaagtcaccgaatacctgcacaaacaaacaccaacttgcacccaacgtgataaaggggttgtcaatcccttcacggttatttgcaaagtgagacctgatagagatgaataaatggtaaagtaatgtttttggtatttttgtttatggaacggaaagtaaaagattgcaaagaaagtaaaaggaaactaaaattgtagatcaaaaacttgtatgatggaaagtagacccgggggccataggttcaactagaggcttctctcaagatagaaaatattactgcgggtaaacaaattactgccgagcaagattatggaagtgacagaaggttcatcgtaaagggttacgtcgatgcaaattttgacactgatccagatgactctaaatctcaatctggatacatattgaaagtgggagcaattagctagagtagctctgtgcagagcattgttgacatagaaattaccAAAAaaattacggatctgaatgtggcagacccgttgactaaacttctctcacaagcaaaacatgatcacaccttagtactctttgggtattaatcacatagcgatgtgaactagtaaaccctttgggtgttggtcacatgtcgatgtgaactatgggtgttaatcacatggtgatgtgaactattggtattaaattacatggcgatgtgaactagattattgactctagtgcaagtgggagaatgaaggaaatatgccctagaggcaataataaagttattatatatttccttatatcatgataaacgtttattattcatgctagaattgtattaaccggaaacataatacatgtgtgaatacatagacaaacagagtgtcactagtatgcctctacttgactagctcgttgatcaaacatggttatgtttcctaaccatagacatgagttgtcatttgattaacgggatcacatcattaggagaatgatgtgattgacttgacccattccgttagcttagcacttgatcgtttagtttgttgctattgttttcttcatgacttatacatgttcctatgactatgagattatgcagctcccatttaccagaggaacacgttgtgtgctactaaacgtcacaacataactgggtgattataaaggtactctacaggtgtctccgaaggtacttgttgggttggcgtatttcaagattaggatttgtcactccgattgtcggagaggtatctctgggccctctcggtaatgcacatcacctaagccttgcaagcattgcaactaataagttagttgcgagatgatgtattatggaacgaataaagagacttgccggtaacgagattgaactaggtattgagatgccgacgatcgaatctcgggcaagtaacataccgatgacaaagggaacaacgtatgttgttatgcagtctgaccgataaagatcttcgtagaatatgtaggagccaatatgagcatccaggttctgctattagttattgaccggagacgtgtctcggtcatgtctacatagttctcgaacccgtagggtccgcacgcttaacgctacgatgacagttatattatgagtttatatgttttgatgtaccgaaggagttcggagtcccggatgatatcggggacatgacgaggagtctcgaaatggtcgatacataaagatcgatatattggacgactatattcggacatcggaaaggttccgagtgattcgggtatttttcggagtaccggagagttacgggaattcgccggggagtatataggccttattgggctttaggggaaagagagaggagaggttgggcgccccccaaggcctagtccgaattggactaaggggaggggctgcgccccctccttccttctcttctcccttcccttgccttgactcctactcctactacttggaaggggggggggaatcctactcccggtgagagtaggactcctctagggcgcgccataggggccggccctctccctcctcctccactcctttatatacgtggccaaggggcaccccatagacacacaagttgatcttcatgatcgttctcttagccgtgtgcggtgcccccctccaccataatcctcgataatattgtagcggtgcttaggcgaagccctacgacggtagaacatcaagatcgtcaccacgccatcgtgctgacggaactcttccccaacactttgctggattggagtccggggatcgtcgtcgagctgaacgtgtgctagaactcggaggtgccgtagtttcggtgcttgattggtcgggccgtgaagacgtacgactacatcaaccgcgttgtgctaacgcttccgcttccggtctacgagggtacgtagacaacactctcctctctcgttgctatgcatcaccatgatcttgcgtgtgcgtaggaaatttttgaaattactacgttccccaacacagcccACCCGAACGCCGCCTGGTACGCTGCCAGGGCAGCCTCCTCCGACGTTTGTTGGGGGCGGCATTGCGGCAAgccgcgcgcgctcctcctcctcctcgaaccGGAGCGTCTCCGTGCCGCGTTGGAGCATGGCGTCGTAACGCATCTGCTCCTCGCCATTGGCCTGCTCCTGGTGGAGCCAGTGCTCCTTCCATCGCTCGAGGtgggccacctcctcctccggcgtcgCGGCGAAGTGGACGGGAGGCGCGCACACCCACTCACGGTACTGACCCGTCCACGAGTAGGCCTCCTCTGGCCAAGTGAGTGGAGGCGGGGAGTGCTTACGcgtcggctccggctccggctccggctccggctccggcttagGCTGGACGGGcggcaacggtggcggtggcggcacgaagAGCGGGGTGTGGACAGAGTCCCCCGCTACCGACAGGGCAAGGTCTTGCTCCAGCCCATCCCAGTGCGCGCCCTCCTCGAGGCGGCTAGCCTCTAGCGCGTGctgcagggcctcctcgagggcggcttggtactccacctccgcctccatgTACTCCGGCTCTACCTGCGGGGGCGGCGGTGGGAACGGTGGCGGGACGGCGTCGACAGCCGAGCGCCGTTGCTCCTCGTGTTCGAGGGTGAACCACGCCTCCCAGTTGGGGGAGTCGGCGGCGTACTCTGGCAGCCGACGCTGCTCCGGCGTGGGCTGCGCGCGGCGCCTGCGCACCTCGTCGTCGTGCGCCCGTTAGGTAGGAGGAACCGCCGGCACCGGGATCCGCTGCGGATCCAGATGCCAATGGTGCGGCAGCGTGACATCGGGGTACGACAATGGCTGCATGTACTCCCAATGCCACCGCActtggtgcaccgggatgtgcaggcGCCGGCGACCAGGGCGGAAACGCGtcgccgccggaggaggaggagggggaaggggagtACGGGAGGACGAGGCGCCGggggtgcccttgcccttgcccttgcccttgctgcTGCCGAAGAGGCCATGGCTAGGGTTTGCAGTCGCCGGCGAGGAAGCAAAGGGAATGGTGGGGGAGGGGCAGATATGGACGGGAGAAGTGAATGAGGCTGCCCCCGCCGCACGCGTGGTTAAAAAAGGACACTTCCACTGGCTGACGCGTGGGCCTGCTGTCGGTGGTCGTCATAAATAAGACGACCGGTGGCGGTTGGATGGCCGCCAGGTGGGGACGCGGCGGACGGCGAGGAGACGCGCGGTGCGTCCGCTTCGTGTCCGCGCGGACGCATTCCAGATGCAATTTTGGGCcggaaatgcgtcggcgcggatgtCAGGCGAACATGATTTAAGTTTGGGTCGACGCGTTGGGCCGTCATTTTTGTCCGCGCCGATCCAAACGGATGCGGGTGGACGAAATGAATCGCTCCATTAGAGTTGCTCTTAATCGCATAAATAAAGATGAGCACATTTTTGCCTCACATGGCCAGAGTTGTGAATGACGGGTAGGGATGATACCTGCATGGGATGGCTGCCGATGGACGCCGGGATCAATTCAATGGAAATTGAATCGGCTGCTGCTTGACGGCGGCGGCGCACGACGCACTCGACTGGCAGGGGGAGGGGGGTTCTTGTAAAATTAATTTGCTGGCTTCAGTTGGGGGCGTGCGTGTAGGTGTAAAATTACTACAAAATCTGTTAACACACACGATTTTGATCGTGGGGCTGAGAGCAAAGGGACACACGGATACAACATGCCGGACGGGAAGGGGTTAAGTAAGATGTATGTTAGGTGAAACCCCATCAAAATTCCTCCGTTCTTAAACCCCCGGTCCCCGTGCTGTTCCTCTTCTCAGCCCTTCTTCTCTGATTTCCCCCCCAAATCCCTCGCATTCTCGTGCCGACGGCGCCGGCGCACAAGAAGCGAAGCCTACTGGCCCCGGATTTGCTTCTTCCTTCATTCCTTTGTTGGTAAGGAACCCTAGCGTGATCGTTTTTCGGGGGGATTTTCGCGGTTCCTTGCCTATTTCTTAGGTGCGAGTTAATCCATCCACCATTCTTTGATTATTTTCCACGGACAAGAGGAATCCAGTTACTACTGATCAGTGTTAATTTTGCCCTTGGGGTTTTTCCGTTCTTTGCTGTGGCAGCGTCGCAGCGATCAACCCAACTCCAAATCATTCTCCCCTCCATCATTGATTTAGTTGCCGATCCCTTTGCAGTAATCACTTCTTTTTCCCCAAACAATATCTGGGATTCGTCCAGCTAAATCTCCGTACGCACGTTGAGTACAACACTGGGTGTAAATAAAATCATTCTGGATGGCAGAGGAAATCCACACATCTGCATCGACCCGATCCTTTTATTACTATTAGTCATTCCATGGATAGGCTTTTGGTCGGTTTTTATCTGAATATTTTAGAAATTGGTCGCGTTTCTCATTTCCTAACTAGTATACCAACTTAAAGTGTGTATAAATGAAATGTTGGCTATTTAATCATTTCCGAGGACTAGCACAGCTTTCCATTCACTTTAATTTGACATGCCTCTTTACCATATGAATCACTTCAAATCAGTTGATAGCACTGACTGAACGCTTTTTTGGGCTCATCCTCGGGGCATTTTATCTCTCAACATCCAAATCCCGATGGAGCATacctctgaagaagaatctgagatTAGTGATTCGGAGATCGATGAGTACAAGGACAAGATCTACGCGCAACTGCGGCTGCGGTCCCAAAAATTGAAAGTGCAGTATGGTGAGAAGATCTTCCGGTGCCCGCTCTGCCTAGGGAAAAGGAAGCAAGATTACAACGTCAAGGATCTTCTGCAGCATGCCTCAGGAATAGGGGCTGCTCAGAAACGCAAGCCCAGGGTGAGGGCAGCACACCTAGCACTTGCAGAGTATGTGAAGAATGATTTGGGCAGCTCCTTGGAACCATCATTGCAGCTTGCCATCGTTGAGTATAAGCCTCCTAAGATTGAACAAGAGAAGTTCGTATGGCCGTGGATGGGCATTCTGGTTAATCTACCAGCTGATTTGATGGATACAAATTTTGTCAGGGAGAGTGAGCATATGTTAAAATCACAGTTATCACGGTTCAGACCATGCGAAGTCACTGTTCTTTTGGATTCAAAGGGCCAGACTGATCACTCCATCATCAAGTTTGCTGAAGACTGGACTGGGTTCAAGGATGCATTAGCTTTTGAAAACCATTTCATAGTGGAGCAGTACAGTAAGACTGATTGGAACAGAAGAAACTGTAAAATGGACGATCTTTATGGATGGCTTGCAAGATCTGATGATTATAACTCTCATGGGACAATAGGAGAGCATTTGAGGAAAATTGGAGTTCTAAAAAGTGTTGGTGATCGGGAACATGAGAGAACTGAGCGTATTGCTCATTTTACTCGCCAAATAGAAGAGAAGAATAAGCATTTACAAGAACTGGAGCTGAAGCACAATCAAACTGCAATGAAACTTGAAAGCATGATGAAAGACAAGGATCGAATGGTTGAGGAACATAATGAAAGTATGGACATATTTCGATACTGTGTGTTTTTGCTGCATTTTGTGTACTATTGATCTTACTTGTTTTCTTCTATACTGCTGGCAGCAGTAATATCATCTTGTGTTCACTGAACTTACTGAGTTTTTTTTTCCTATTCGATAACCAGAGATAAGAAAGATGCAGGAAGACGCTCGTTGGAATTCTAGTAAAATAGTTGAAGATAATCAAAGACTGCAACAGGAACTGAAGACCAGGAGAGAACAAGCCATCCGGAGACATAAGCAACTTGAAGAGTTGGCTAGGAAAAGTAATATTGACAGAGCAAAAGTCGAAGCAGAGAAAGAAAAGGTTTTTTTTTTCATGTTTCCTCCAATGCTATTTTATCTTCTATTCCTTCTGTTATATCTTaatgaactgaatttgaatttaCGTATGCTGTTCAAACTCTT
This window harbors:
- the LOC119354482 gene encoding factor of DNA methylation 1-like translates to MEHTSEEESEISDSEIDEYKDKIYAQLRLRSQKLKVQYGEKIFRCPLCLGKRKQDYNVKDLLQHASGIGAAQKRKPRVRAAHLALAEYVKNDLGSSLEPSLQLAIVEYKPPKIEQEKFVWPWMGILVNLPADLMDTNFVRESEHMLKSQLSRFRPCEVTVLLDSKGQTDHSIIKFAEDWTGFKDALAFENHFIVEQYSKTDWNRRNCKMDDLYGWLARSDDYNSHGTIGEHLRKIGVLKSVGDREHERTERIAHFTRQIEEKNKHLQELELKHNQTAMKLESMMKDKDRMVEEHNEKIRKMQEDARWNSSKIVEDNQRLQQELKTRREQAIRRHKQLEELARKSNIDRAKVEAEKEKNANENVLLDLATLKHKKAREELRQLLKKHEQEKEDAFRRQYKLEEDLTSKQNLEMELAQLRGKLEVMKHMGAEADTTSKEFDKVSEELKEKDEQLEAMESANQALIIVERRTNDELEQAKKELIQGLQQIQVTRSTIGVKRMGVLDGKAFVAACKKKEGNGVSKKNAKYDVEATLVLSKWEDEIKQPDWHPFKVIDVDGQTKEIVREDDEKLQALKEELGQEAHDVVVKALLEMNEYNPSGRYPVPVLWNFKENRRAPLDEAVAYILKQWKASKNKRTYFS